In Citrus sinensis cultivar Valencia sweet orange chromosome 4, DVS_A1.0, whole genome shotgun sequence, one DNA window encodes the following:
- the LOC102627419 gene encoding protein HAIKU1, whose amino-acid sequence MDGSKNRHNNDHLGVNKMGKNIRKSPLHQPNFAANNNVANRQQPQPQVYNISKNDFRNIVQQLTGSPSQEPLPRPPQNPPKPQSMRLQKIRPPPLAPINRPHVPPMVSAPAPAPAQAPAAAPLPPPVPYNNGLVRPPPHYGQSMPQFGQVQPVAPWDLAWNSTAESPISAYMRDLQNAIVDHGPRGNQRPPHPPVHAQQAHVLGQIQPQPPSSGLLPNPPMPGFPTSRVNGPTPLMPNLPSPQMNGPGLLPSPTSQFLWPSPTNYMNLLSPQSPYPLLSPGVQFPPPLTPNFQFSPVAQSGILGPGPQPPPSPGLAFPLSPSGFFPIFSPRWRDQ is encoded by the coding sequence ATGGATGGCTCAAAAAACCGGCATAACAATGATCATTTGGGTGTGAATAAGATGGGGAAGAATATAAGGAAGAGTCCATTGCACCAACCTAATTTTGCGGCTAATAATAATGTTGCTAATAGGCAACAACCTCAGCCGCAGGTTTACAACATAAGCAAGAATGATTTTAGGAACATTGTGCAGCAACTCACTGGTTCACCTTCACAAGAACCTTTGCCTAGGCCTCCACAAAATCCTCCGAAACCTCAAAGTATGCGGTTGCAGAAGATTCGACCACCCCCATTAGCACCCATTAACAGACCGCATGTTCCCCCTATGGTCTCTGCTCCTGCTCCAGCTCCTGCTCAGGCTCCAGCTGCTGCTCCACTTCCACCTCCAGTTCCATACAATAACGGTTTAGTTAGGCCTCCTCCTCATTATGGTCAATCAATGCCACAATTTGGACAAGTACAACCGGTGGCACCTTGGGACTTGGCGTGGAATAGTACTGCTGAATCTCCTATCTCAGCTTATATGCGAGACCTTCAAAATGCTATTGTAGATCATGGTCCAAGGGGAAACCAACGTCCACCTCATCCACCTGTACATGCCCAACAGGCACATGTTCTGGGCCAAATTCAGCCTCAGCCACCATCCTCTGGCTTACTTCCTAACCCACCTATGCCAGGTTTTCCCACTTCAAGAGTAAATGGTCCTACACCTTTGATGCCTAATCTCCCTTCTCCACAAATGAATGGACCTGGACTTTTACCCTCTCCGACTTCTCAGTTCCTCTGGCCATCTCCCACTAATTACATGAATTTGTTATCCCCACAATCACCTTATCCATTGCTTTCGCCAGGGGTTCAGTTTCCTCCACCACTAACAcccaattttcaattttcaccCGTGGCTCAATCTGGGATTTTAGGTCCGGGGCCTCAACCTCCACCATCCCCAGGCCTTGCTTTTCCATTATCACCTTCAGGGTTTTTTCCCATCTTTAGTCCGAGATGGAGGGATCAGTAG